The segment GCTGACCTGCGCGGGTGGATTGCGACCCGCGCCCCTATTTCTCCTGGGCGAGCCGCTGGGAGAGGACGATCAGCGCTTCCAGCTTGGCACGCGCTGATCCTGAGTCGATCGAGTGGCCGGCCAGCGCGACGCCTTCCTTGAGATCCTTCGCTTTTCCCCCGACGACCAGCGCC is part of the Candidatus Rokuibacteriota bacterium genome and harbors:
- a CDS encoding anthranilate phosphoribosyltransferase, whose amino-acid sequence is ALVVGGKAKDLKEGVALAGHSIDSGSARAKLEALIVLSQRLAQEK